TTCTCCTAATGGAATAAAGTCGGGCACGGCTCCCGTGTCCCTGGGTTGGCAGGAAATGAGATCTGAGTCACGTTCTTGGTTCTTGGTTCTTGGAACCAAGACTTCTTCTCCGTAGGAGAAGTCTTGGGGCTAGTCCTACGATGCTGCCCCTCCCTATCCAGGCATGGGTTTGGCGCTGCCACCGGCAGACAACAGGGGCACTGCTGGCTGCAGAGTTGGCTCCTGGGTCCTGCTGGGACCTCCCCTTCCCAGGAGCCCCCTGCCTCTGCAGGTCTTTGGAGACCAGGGGCTTCCTGACTCCCTGCAGGGGAAGAGGAGCCCCGCCCTAGGACTCGAAGCCCCATCAGCCTCTAAAGGTGGGGAGGGAAGCCGGCTCCTGGGCTCTCATGCTGGCCCTGGCATTGGCTGTTTCTCAGCAAGACTGTCCCAGCACTCTGAGACACAGTCCCAGGCGGTATGGGTGTCAGCAGCCTTTCTGTGACAGCTCGGCCTCCCCAGGCAGGTGGTCAGCCAGGGTGAGGGGCTTCCTCTCACCCTCAGGACAGGCGAGTCAGGGTCGGTGGGACCTGGGTCCACACCCCAGCGTCCTCACGCGCGTTCTGAGCCTTGGGTCTCCCTTGTGGCCTGGGAGCTACTGTCCGCCCCTCCTGTGGTGCCTGAGCCCAGCCAGTCTCCCTCCGAGTGTCTGTGGGGTGGGGACCACAGGGGTCCCCCAGAGGGCTTTGGAGCCATGATCCCCAGTTCCCTTCCCCTGCCTGCAGCCTTTGGGTGAGTGGGAAGCGCCTCTGCTGCCCAGGGTGTCCGCCTGGTGCCCTGGCCCCGGGACCGCGGCCTTGCTGCAGAGCCTGCGGGGTGACACCCCCGGTGTCGTCTTGTTTCCCCACAGGGCTGGAGTACCAGAGGCCGAAGCGTCAGACCTCCTGTGATGACATCGAGGTGCTGTCCACCGGGACGCCCCTGCAGCAGGAGAGCCCCGAGCTGTACCGCAAGGGCACCACCCCCTCCGACCTGACCCCCGACGACAGCCCCCTGCAGAGCTTCCCCGCCAGCCCCGCGGCCACCCCGCCGCCCGCGCCCGCCGCCAGGAACAAGATCGCCCACTTCTCGCGGCAGGTGTCAGTGGACGAGGAGCGCGGCGGCGACATCCAGATGCTCCTGGAGGGCCGGGCCGGGGACTGCGCCCGCAGCGGCTGGGGCGAGGAGCAGGCCGGGGGCTCCAGGGGCGTCCGCACCGGTGCCCTGCGCGGCGGCCTGCCCGTGGATGACCTCCGCTCCCGGGGTTCGGGCCGCAAGCAGCCCGGGAACCCCAAGCCGCGGGAGCGGCGGACGGAGTCGCCCCCGGTGTTCACGTGGACTTCCCACCACCGGGTCAGCAACCACAGCCCCGGGGGCGCCCGGCTGCTGGAGCTGCAGGAGGAGAAGCTGAGCAACTACCGGATGGAGATGAAGCCCCTGCTGAGGATGGAGACGCACCCCCAGAAAAGACGCTACGGCAAGGGCGGCGCCTGCCGGGGCTCGGGGGACGACCACCGCCCCGAGGACCGGGGCTTCGCGGTGCAGAGACTGCGGTCCAAGGCCCAGAACAAGGAGAACTTCAGGCCGGCCTCCTCCGCGGAGCCCGCGGTGCAGAAACTGGCGAGCCTGCGGCTGGGCGGGGCCGAGCCCCGGCTGCTGCGCTGGGACTTGACCTTCTCCCCGCCCCAGAAGTCCTTGCCGGTCGCTCTAGAGTCCGACGACGAGAATGGGGATGAGCTCAAGTCCAGTACGGTGAGTGGGCGGCCACCGGGCTGAGGCCAGCGGAGGCGACACCTGCCTCTCCGCTGACCTGGGTTCCTGGGTTTCCAGCTAGGTCTGCTCCCCTGTCCCTCTGCGGGGTGGAGTAGGGCTGGGGTACAGCTGGGAGCGGCAGCCCTGAGGTCACTGGGAGCTTATCTGGGAAGCTGGGACCATCCCCTAGGAAGCCAGGTGGGGGCAGGTGTCACACCGTTTTCCGGGAGAGGGCTGCCCCCAGGCTGTCCAGAAAGCACAGGAACCTCCTGACCTCTCGGCAGCATGGGAGCCTGCAGTCCCGCAGCTTGCTCAACCCCAGCTGCTCAGCAGAGTCTGTGCCCTGGTCAGCGGCCTTGGACCGTGAGATGACCACTTGAGTGTCCTGTGTCCTGGACAGGAACCCAGAGACCTTGAAATAGCTGGGGGCGGGGCTGGCCTGGGGCTGGGAGTCAGGTCGGACACCCCAGGGTGGGGGGGTCTGCCAGTCCAGGTTTCTCTCACCCATGGGGGTGTTGAGGTTGGGGCCAGCTCCCATGAGGCCCCCCTGAGCCTCACCCAACaccccttgcccccaaccccagATTCACTTCTCCAGGACAGGTGGCTTGGAGGGAAGAACAGTGTCCCCTGGGATAGGTTCGGTGCAAGGCTGGGGGTCCTGGGCTAAGCTCAGTGTGTGAGGCTGGGGGCCTTGGTGCCTCACACAGGGCTGGCCCCCCTTGAAGGGACCCTCCCCGTGCGAATCCCACCCTGCTCCCATAGGGAATGAAGGGCTGTGGGATGGTGGCTACGTGGGATCTGTGCACGGCCAGGCCCTCACCCCAGCAGGGCTCTGCTCGCTCATGGCTGCCCAGGCAGTGCTGGGTGCTGAAAAGAAGTGCTGCAAGCCCGTCTGCCCCTTGGGTGTGAGGATGCAGGGGGTTGTCTGCGTGGGGTGCTCAGGGCACGTGGGGCGGGCAGGGGGGCCATCGGTAGGTTTATTGTTGATGCTGCAGCAGGTGTCAGTGtctgtccctgtccctgtccGTGACCTAGGGGAGCTGTGGTTTTCTTCTgccagccccacccccagaggAGTCACCACGTGACACCCCTTTGAAGGGGCACATCCTGCCAGGCAGCAACGTCTGTTTCTGCCTCTCCTTGGTACCACTGCAGACGTCTGTCTGTCCTGCTGTCGGGTTCCTAAAAGGCCTCCCCCTTCCCCAAATGCCCACAGAGAACAGCCCCTGTGCTCCTGCTGGGACCAAAATACCAGCTCACACTTACAACCTGATTTTCCCCATCGCAGCCGGAGACGTGTGCGTGGCTGTGCGCGCGCGGTTATTTTAGTAACAGCCAAGCAGTGGGCAGGGTGGGAGGTGTAGGGACGGGTTCTCTTTTTAGCCTGCTTAATCCACTGGCACTTTTGGGTGCTTTTAAATGAACCTCCCCTGGGGTCAGTGCCCAAGCTGGGGACAAGTGCCAAGCTGGCGTTGGGGGTGAGTTCGCTGTGGGGCACCCAGGGTGCTACATGCTGCCCTGGTCCTGCCCGGTCTCCGGCTGGGGCTGGTCTGGGAGGTCCTGTCAGCCGCAGCATCACGTCCCATCGGCCCTGGAGGAAGCCAGCTGAGCTCCTTGGAGGTGGCTGCCGAGGTACCTGGTGCTGGTGCAAACCAGGTTTCCCTCCCCGTCTTCCTCCCCACACCTTCGGAGCTGTGTTTTCTGCCGGGTCTGTGAGGGGAGATGGGGCAGAGGGGCGTGGTCACTCCTAAGCACTGTTCCAGGTCCCATCCGTGGGAAGCAGGAGGGGCCTGTGCCAGCCAGCATCCATGTCAGGGGACAGGTGTCAGGGGAGTTGGGTGCCAAGCTGGGCTGGGTGCCTTCAGTGTCACCCCTCACGGGGGTGCATCTCTCTGCAGTGTCTCCCCTGGGCCACCAGCAGGGTCTGGGGGGCTGTCTTCTGGCCAtccccctcccttcccagccCACCAACAGCCACGTGCTGCAGAGCTCACAGGCCAGAGGTCCTGGGTACCACTGGCTACAGATGGGCCTGGGATTCTGGCCTGCATAGGGCCCTGGCAATTCAGGGCAAAGTCCCGTGGGACGGAAGCACAGGTTCTCCCTACAGCGTTGCCGGTGACTGAACTCTGTGGTCCTGGCTGAGTTTCTCTCTGGGTGAAATGACAGATATGACCTGATGGTGGAGGTCCAAGGTAGGGGGATGGCTGGGTAGACAGGAGCCTCCCTCCTGTAGGTAGCCATGCCCTCGCCCACAGCGCGCATATCTGCTTCCCGGCGAGAGCATGGCCAGGACTGTGGCAGAAGAGGTGCCACTCACTACCCCACTCCATCCTGCTCCCCACTGCAGGCCGACTGACACCCAGCCCTTCCTCCTAGCTGGGATGGTGGGGCTTTGCATGAGGGGTGGCATcagtgggcagggctgggccctTGGCTGTTCTCTGCCCCGCTGCGGGCTGGCCTGGCCCAGCCCAACCAAGTTGCCACACGCCCAAGACTCAAGGCCAAGATGCCACGGAAAGCTGGGCTCAGGCCACCGCCCCTGGTGCAGAGCGCTCGGAGAGCTGGCTTTCTCTTCGGTTGAGTGGAGGCCCTCACTGTGTCCACACCTCCACTTCCATCCGTGCCTCAGGTCCCTGATGGGCTGGGAGGTTGTGGAGGGTGTTGGCTTGGTGCTGCTGTGGCTGCAGGTGCCTCCCTGGGCAGGACTTCACCCTCTGAGGACCCTCCTCTCTGAGCTACCGCCCCAGGGGTACAGTGTACAAAGCCCATTGCTGACTGGGGTTCAGCTTGTCTGTTGAGCAAACTTTTCAAAAAGTTTCTTGGCCAGACagggtggctcacctgtaatcccagcactgtgggaggccgaggcaggtgcatcacctgaggttgtgagttggagaccagcctggccaacatggtgaaaccccttctccacttaaaaatacaaaaattagccggacacgatggcatgtgcctgtaatcccagctactcgggaggctgaggcacaagaatctcctGAACCAGGCAGGAAGTGGAGGccgtggtgagccgagatcacgccactgcgctccagcctgggcaagagcaaaactccatcttaaaaagttTCTCAAGCCAGTGTCTCTAAGGCATGAGGGCTCCAGTCCCCAGGGTGAGGAGAGGCGCTCAGCCCTGGGAGCTCATCCCCAGGACACAGCAGGAGGTGCCCCTGCGAGGTGCGGTGCAGAGCCTGGCGGGGCTGTGAGAGACCTGAGGATGGCATCTGGACGTGTTTCAAGTTTAATGGAAATGAGATAGGCTCATGGGCTGCTCGTCCCCAAATCCAAATGGAAAACCACCAGCTGGGGCCAGGCAGAGGCAAGTACGCCCACCCGTTGCTGCTGCTGTGCCGAGTGGCTATTGGCAGGGGCCTCCCGAGGAAACTGTGCCGACGCAGGAGTGGCTAGAGCCTGCCCAGGCCACAGCTGGGGCCACGATGAGCAGTACTGCCCAGGGCAGATGGGGGGCAGCTCCTGGAGACCACAGGGAGGGGAGGTGGGCACGCAGGTGTGGGCaggactggaggaggaggaggttccCAAGGCAGGGCCTCTGCCACGGGGCTGGAAGGCCCGCAAGGGCTGGGGGCATGATGGGTTCCTAGTGCCCCAGGCAATGGCTGTTTTGGGGCACATGCTTAAGTGGGTGCCCAGGGAAGACCAGCCTAGGTGGTGGGACCAGGCTCTTCAACGTTGGCTACGATGCTGCTTCCCTGGGGGCACAGCCTGGGAAAGGATGAAGCTGACCCTGGGCCAGACAGTCCAGCAGAAGGCTGCTTCTCTCCCGTGGGATGTGGCATCCAGGCGAGGCAAGGGGACCACAGGGTGATGTCCCCAGAGGGAATTCTGGCAAGGCCGTGACCCCACTGGGGCCCTGAGAAGTGGCCCCTCGTCCCTATCCCTCCTGCGTGGGGAGAGCAGAGCAGGCTGCTGTCAGCCCATCAGCTCCCGTGCGTCAGGCACTGCTCTGACCGTGTGGCCCTGGAGCACCGACTTCATTCGGGATTTCTGCTGTTCTTTGTGCAGCTTCAGCTCTACTGAGATGCATGTACTGTTCACTTCACCTGGCCACAGGGTACAAGTCAGCGATTGGAGTGTATTCTGAGTTGTACAACCGTTACCTCCTATTCTATCTAGATCAGGTCCATCACCTGAAACCTCAGGGCCATTAAGCAGGCACTTGctgtcccctcccccagctcGCAGACTTGTCTTTCTGCCTCTGGCCGGGTCCTGGCGCCTGGGTTCACTCCTGCACCCGTCCCTGTGGCATCTGCTGTTGCAGGGCCCGTTTTGCTGGCTGCGTTCCTCTGCCACCAGACAGCTGGCTTTGCTTCCACTTCGTGACTGCTGCTTCCTGCTGCTGGGAATGTGTGTGCACGCAGGATTTTGAGCGGACCGGGCTCTCTGAGCAGCCTCCTGCCTTGGGCAGGTCCCCATGCAGCTCCTTTCCGGAGTGGGGTCTGCATCTCCTTCCAGGCAGCTGTGAGATGCGGTGtgtggggaggggcggggggcggggcaAGTGTCCTCTGGAAGCAGACCCTGGGCAAGGCTGGAGTGGGTATCCATCCCCTGCCATTCCTGGGCTGGGGCCATCTTCCAGGAGGCACCCGTTCCCTGTGCAGCAGGTACTGTATCTATAGGGGGGCACCCCCCCCTCCGCCCTCCCAGGGGCGGGGGGCTTCCCAGAGGGGCCACGCTGCCTCTCAGCCCTGCCTGGTGTGAGCCTGAGACAGTGGCGTGCGGGACAGTGAGAATCACTGCAGAGGGGCGCCCCAGGAAGAGGCGCTGGTGCGAGACGCGTCCTGCCTGGCCCCACCAAGCATAGGGAAGGTGGCAGCTTGGTCCAAGTGCCCGGGCTGTGTGGCTGAAGGGGGAGCCTGGCACTTGGGGCTCTGGCAGAGGCTGAGGACTCGTGAGCCACTTCAGGGAGGTGGTGGCAGCAGCACTCAGGACTGTGACCCGAGTCCAAGGCAGCTTGCAACTGGACCAACCGGACACAGCCCTCCAGTGGAAGCTGTGCTCACAGACTGGGAGGCTTCTGCTGAGTCCCAGGGCCCTCTGTGCTGGGCCGCATCTGACACTGGCTACGGCAGCCATGCGGGGGCTTCTGAGGTTCTCATCACAATGGTCCCAGTTCCACAGAGCAGGAGAAACGCAGCACGCGCTGAGACGTTTACTTAGAGGCCGGGGTGGTTCTCTCCAAGGGGACCCCGGGAGAGCTGGTATTCAGGATCTCAGGGCTGCAAGGCAATTCCAAGACCAGCAGCCTCCGACTTACAGGCCAGCGGCTTCCTCCCCAGTCCGGACGTGGAGGGGCTCAGTTCCGGTGGGCCTTTGGTGTCCAACCGTTTCAGACATCCTCCTGTACACCTCCACCCCCCAGGGTCTGCCAGTTTGGTGAAGAGACGTGGGTGGGAGGCGTGCTGGCCCAGGCAGAGCCCCCGTGGCTGTCGCTCACCTTTCCCCTCGCTGTCTTCCAGGGCTCGGCTCCCATCCTGGTGGCGATGGTGATCCTGCTCAACATCGGAGTCGCCATTCTGTTTATTAACTTTTTCATCTGATGAGACTGTCGCGGTAGCAAAAATAGGAAAAGGGGACattaaaagcaaaaccacaagAAGGGAAAGACCACAACTCGGACAGCCCAGCGACTCCCAAGTCCTCTCTCAGAAGAACCATATGATTGGGTATCACTCAcagtttgcctttttttctgggtaatgttttttggattttagccaaAATTCTTTGCTTGTATAACACTCTGCTGTGTGGCATGAGAGAAGGAGGCCAGCACGCAGCCCCTCCGGCTCCTGTGGAAATAAGGGATCCCGGCCCATCAGTGGTAACAGTGGACGTCGTCCTCGTGGTCACATGTCCCTCCCTGGGTGTGGATGGAGGGCAGCCCGGGGCGGAGCCTCAGCCCCGCGCCCCCTGAGCAGCAGGGCTGGCTCCCGTCGACATAAGCTTGGAGAAGTGGATTCGCTGCTTCCTCTGTCTAGAACAGACGGGTGACAAGTATGGGCGGGAGGCGTGGGGCAGGGTGGCCCACCCCAGCGGGCAGTAGCCCGGCCTTTTTCTGTGAGAGATCTGTGCTGCACAcctgagggagggggaggggtcGGCCACCTCCTCCCTGTGAGACGGATGCAGGTCCTTCCCTCTTCTCGGCACTGCCCCCGGCCTTCTGTGAGAAGCCGACTCCCCACACCGAGTTTTAAAGCAAAGCCCTTTTCTTCTGCTGCCCACTCACCGTGGGCCCCATTTGGCCGTTTCCCCCACCAGACCCCACGGAAGCCGGGGCCCACTCCAACCTGCCTGGGCTCAGCTGAGCACGGAAGCCGAGGGGCGTGCCGTGGAGTCGGCCTCGCGCCGGGGCTCTGGGTGTGTGCACTGGCGTGCAGGGTGGACACATGGGCTTCCGTGTCCCCAGGAGTAAGGCCCCAAAGGATGCCTTCTCCCATGGTTACTGACCACCACGGGTGTTCACATCTTTGTACTgtgcctgcctcaacttcccctAACAGATATGCATATTCCTTCCAGATGCCTCAGTGCTACACCAGAGTGGGCCTGGTCCCAAGACAGGAATGCGGTTCAAACCCAGTGGCTTgaaacttcctgagaaattgTAGCATATCCAACCCCTCAAAATGTACAATGTAACTTGTTTCAGTCCAACAAAAACAGGTTCCTTATGTTTCTGCCTTCACCATGGTCACACCATCACCCAAACAGAAGAACAAGGTTTGCCAGGATGTCCGAGTGCCCCTGGCCCTCGTGTGCATGGACGTGCCTGAGGGGTCCGGGCACGGCCATACGCAGGACCCCTGTGCCCGGGGAGGCACTGCAGGGAGCCCCCATCCGGTCGCCTTGGGGCCAGCCTGTCTTATGGACTCTGCCTTGCTTTGCTTATGTTTAGCTGTTTCTCTGCTACCTTTCGAGCAGACTTCTTTACTACACTGCACTGGATTGCTATATTTTTAACCAGAAATAAACTGAAGATTAGAGCATGTTCCAGTTAAAttcagttttattgttttccGTTGTATGTTCACTCCCGGTTCCTTCTCGCAGCCTGGTCTGGGGGCGGCGCAGGGAGGGAGGACTGAAAGGCACATACGTTTCTGATGTCGCTTTCTAAAGGGATGTGACATCTTTCTGTCCATCTTTTCCGTTTTTTAGTATTAAGTGGTTGCTGCAGACCGGAAGTGAACCAAATAAAGACTCCTGCTCTTTGTAGCTCTCACCATCACCCATGCTGGGAGATGGGTTTTGTAATTGTCTGCAACTCTTTGCAAAGACCACAGCTGCTTTTGTACATTCCAGTAACTGCATGACACAAAGTGGTACCTGGGAGCAGGAGACACGTCCACACCATGAGACACGCACGGAGGCAGGCGTCCCTGAGCGAAGCTATGCAGATCCAGGCTGAGGGGCCGTCCGCTGCTGCCGTTAACACAACCTAGAAAACCAAGCTGAGGCTGGCCCCTTGCCTTCTAGCAGCAAGGGCAGAGGGCAAAGCCACTTCCCTGTGAATTCCAGGAGGATTCAACCAGGATTCAACCAAGGCTAAAATGCCCTGGGTCTGAGAGACTCGAATCTTTAATGGGTTTCCACATGGGGTGAGTAAGGAGAAGACTGCCGCCCACCCGTCCAGAGCCTCCGCCTTCCCTGACAGGCGCACAGTCCTTCCACCCAGGCCCGGGGGACCGGCTCACCTCCACAGTCGggcagggcggggcggggcgggacAGCGTGTCCCGGGCTGGCTGCTGCTGCATGGAGAATTTGGTGAGTTTTCATTAGCCCAAGAGCAGCCTGGTGAGAGCCATTTTCCTCCCCAACAGCTTCTCCCCTGCTTTACCTGTGCATCCCAGAGGCCAGGAGAAAGGGGCATCCCCTCTGGATGGCAGCATGGTCTGTGAGGGGTGGGCATGGACAGCCCATAGGTCAGGCTGGCATCTCCCCACCCTTGCGAACCTGCAAAACAGATCCACCCCTGGCCCAGGAACAGATGAGCCCTGTCCTGGAAGAGCTGGAAGAGACCCTCTGCCCCGGGGTCTCTGGTGAACCTGTGTGTGCCCATGGCTGGCCCGTTGACCAAACTCTGCACACTGGATGGACTAGTGCTTTCTGAAGTTCAGTAGCGCACAGAATGTGCCTGGATAACTTCAGGAACTTGaaacattctctttatccatcaTTTTGGATCTAGAACCATTAGCTCACAGGATTCCCAAAGATACTGATTAGGTGTGCAATGCCTGAGCCAAGCTAACTGACACAACGGTGGTGATGTAGAAAAGCTGGGCAGggccgggcgcactggctcacgcctgtaatcccagcactttgggaggccgaggcgggtgatcacaaggtcaggagatcgagaccagcctaaccaacatggtgaaaccccatctctactaaaacacatacaaaaatttgcccaggcgtggtagcaggtgcctgtagtcccagctacttgggaggctgaggcaggagaatcgcttgaacacgggaggcagaggctgcagtgagccgagatcgcaccactgcactccagcctgggcgacagagcgagtccgtctcaaaaacaaaaacaagcaaaaagacaCACATCATAGAATGACGGGCCCTCCCCGCATGCACTCAACTCGCTCCCCTGCGAGGCCCCAAGCCAGGCCGTGGGCCAGCAGTCCACGGGGTGTCCACACTCCAGGCTCTAACCACGCCCCTGGCTCTACCCACACCTGCTCCTTTTCACTTTCAGAATCACACGGCCACCCAGTCTGAGGGCCATCAGTCACCCCCAAGGCACTGCAGACCTAGTGGGGAGAACCCGAGGGAAATGAAATGTTTTCCACACTTTTTCAGTTCAGGTTTTTGATTGTCCTTTACTCCTTCCCCGGGAAGTTTTATCGTCAGCGGAACCCGTGGGAGTAAAGAGGCCCTGGGGCCTGTGGTGGCCCCGGACGGCACATCCAAGACCTCCCCTCAGTCTTCACAGGACAGTGTGGATTTCACGTCGTATGTGCGACAGAACGCTCGGcaagagaggagggaaaggaccATCTGCCTCTTCTAGGTCATGCTCAGTTTCTCTGACTTTTCCTAAGTTTGGTCCGACTATTCTTGCCTTTGGTCTTGGAAACTTGACATCAAGGTGCCTAACAGATTTTCGGACGTCACCTTCCATAGCTGTGGGTGCTGTGACCGTTTCTCCCTTCAGCCGGCTGACAGCACCGGGCGCAGCAAGCTTCAGGACATCATGACGCTGCCCTCCCGCAGTGCCTTGAGAACCTCTCCCGGGCCAGGGTCTGCCTCTAGCCCAGGACCAGGACTCCGATTCCAGataaggcagagggaggagggtggaTGGAGGAGATtggagggaggaggatgggggaAGAGATCGGAggttggagggaggagggagtcaGTCAGCTCAGGCACCTGGTTGGCTTCTCTCACGCCCAGGCTGTGTGTCAGGTGAGGCAGGCGGTACACAGAACCTGAGGAAGCAACTGTCCCCAACTGCCAAGGAGGTTGCCGGCTCAGCCTTCAAAATGAGCGAGGAAAAGTGCAGCTGCCATcgttgaaaagaagaaaagccaggCTGTATTTTCACTACGCGTCCCCTGCCTGGAAAATGAACTACGGAACGCACAGCGGGCTGGGGGTGGGTGCTGGAAAGGGACAGAACAAGGGTCTCTGGCAAACCACGAAGGCCCTGCAGGCCAGCGCCTCCCGATGAGAAGAGGCGGGGACCAGCTGGCTGCAGAGGGGCAGTCAGCGCCCCCAGAGCAGAGGACCTCAGCACCCGCAGCTAGCAACAGGGTCACAGGGCGCTCAGGACAGGCGAGGCCGTGCTCTGGAAAGCTGAATGCTCCTCCCAAACTTCGGCCCACCCATTAGGAACAAATAAACGCTTCTTAAGTCTGTTTCTTCATGAACCCCCCAGTAGAAGTGCCTGAGCGGTGAATGGCTGTGAATGCAGCCACAACGTTCTGTGCCAGCTTGTTCCCAAGCCTGGGAGAAGCAAGCGGCCCCGTGACGGGGACAGGTCACAGCCTGGGCATGAGCTCACTCCATGTGTGCCTGGGTCCTAGGCCCAGGCCGCTGGGTTTCCGGGGTGGTGGAGCGGACCAGGCAACAACCTCACACGCCAACCTCACACGCCTACCTCACAGCCACTCGTCCGCCTCGTCCACTCCTGGCCTTCGGGATAAACATCCTGTCTCAGACACACCCTTCTCGCGCGCCTGCGCCGCCTGCTCAGGCCAATGCCACCCGTCTGCCATCCTTCACGCCATGTCTGTGCCCCACAGAGGCCTCCGGCCAAACCACCACTGCTTGTTAACAGATGCCATCCATACCGAGGAAGCAAGCCTCTTCCAGCCCAAGGAGTGGCTGACGGGGCTCTGCTCTGCCTTCCTTGGTCATCTTCCTGGGCCTGCCATGAAGCTCAGCCCAGCAGCCAGCAGCTCCCTAAAAAGCCTAATGCTGGGTCTAGTCCCTGGTGACCCCAGGCTGCTGTGAGAACTTGTGACCCAAGATCAGAACAGCCTTTGGGTCCCAGAGCTTCCCGCACGATTGTGTGGGgaacagaccaggagattccacCGGATATGGGTTCAACCTTGACCACCAACAGCACCCAGCCCAAGGGCTGCCTCCCCCGACCACGACAACCAACTCCTCCTCCACAGCGGCTCTGCCAGGCGCACAGTCCATCAAGGGCGGCCACTGCTAGGCACAGAGGGCCGGTCTGCCGGGGACTCCCAGGCCCTGGGGTCAGGCTGAGAGGAGGATGGGTGCGAGGGtgcgggggcggggggtgggcCCTGCAGGGTGGTGCCTGGCCCGTCCTGCGCCCACAGCCTGGGAACCCCCGCTTTCTCGCATGGGCCTCTGGGGAGCCCGCATGGCCAAGTGCGGCCACATCAGAGCAGACTTCTCGGGCAGCACCTTCCCAGGCACGTCCGTGGCCTCCTAGGGCGCAGGCACTCTGCCGATGGCATCCCCTCCTGGACGCTGAGCTGACCTCTCTAGCAGGACTCTGCTCATGCGCACCACCTGCCATTTCCACAGAAACCCCGTCCCCAGAGCCCAGTGGAGAAAAAACTCTCAGGGGCCTCTCGGCTCAGGGGAGCCACGCGGGAGAGGTACCCTCGTTCCAGCTGCGGAAGCAACTGAGCCTGCTGCCAACACCTCTGTGAACTCGGACAGAAAACGGAGTTAACCTGCGTTTCCTTCCAAGTCGGGCCAGCGCATGTGAACTGTCTGCTAACACTGTGTACAATCATTCCATGCAGTGACAAAAACAGAACTTCTCTTACTGACGAAGTGGTTTAAAAAGTTACCCTgagccttttttctttgtttttaagctGGAAAGATAGCTTGGTTacttacaaaatgaaaatcaaattcttttcctaaatgaaCGTAACAGTTTAAATCCTACTGTTAAGAAAGCAAGGAACACTGTCAAGATTAAAGAGAAATTCTTCTCCTTTTAGTAATAAACAATGTCGTGTGACACTGGAACGCTTGTCTCGTCTCATTACAAACCAGTGTCTTTACTGAAGTTCCTTCTGCTGCAGAGCTGTGTGATGGACACGTGGACAGAGCTGGGTGGCAGGTGGAGGCTCTCCTGGCTTCCGAGCAGGAAACGTGCTGTGAGCAGGAATCTCGAGTGAGTTCCGCGGCGTCCCCGGGTCAGCATGCGCGGGGTCTTCAGTCTCGCTGGCTCGCCAGTGGTGGCCGGGGCATGACTCCCCCAGCCCTGAGTCTCCCGGCAGTGCAGGCAGTGTGGGCACGAGGTTTGTCACAGCCTGTAAGTGAATGGGGGACACAAAAGTCACCAGAGAGGCAGGCTCTGCCCTCCGGGAGTGCACAGGCG
The genomic region above belongs to Piliocolobus tephrosceles isolate RC106 chromosome 17, ASM277652v3, whole genome shotgun sequence and contains:
- the LOC111553850 gene encoding LOW QUALITY PROTEIN: uncharacterized protein LOC111553850 (The sequence of the model RefSeq protein was modified relative to this genomic sequence to represent the inferred CDS: inserted 6 bases in 5 codons; deleted 1 base in 1 codon), whose translation is MLTRGRRGTHSRFLLTARFLLGSQESLHLPPSSVHEATDVPGKVLPEKSALMWPHLAMRAPQRPMREXRGFPGCGRRTGQAPPCRAHPPPPHPRTHPPLSLTPGPGSPRQTGPLCLAVAALDGLCAWQSRCGGGVGCRGRGRQPLGWVCWWSRLNPYPVESPGLFPTQSCGKLWDPKAVLILGXTSSHSSLGSPGTRPSIRLFRELXGCWAELHGRPRKMTKEGRAEPRQPLLGXGRGLLPRYGWHLLTSSGGLAGGLCGAQTWREGXADGWHWPEQAAQAREKGVSETGCLSRRPGVDEADEWL